In a single window of the Bacillus clarus genome:
- the xerD gene encoding site-specific tyrosine recombinase XerD, which translates to MEDQLKDFIHYMIVEKGLAKNTVVSYERDLKSYVKYLQNVEQTKTFHEVTRVHIVNFLQYLKENGKSSKTLARHIASVRSFHQFLLRERAVEHDPSVHIETPQGERKLPKVLSVGEVEALLQTPKATSAFGIRDKAMLELLYATGLRVSELIALNLDDVHLTMGFVRCIGKGNKERIIPLGSLATEAIQRYIEKGRKELMGKKAVDALFLNHHGNRLSRQGFWKILKRLAKEANIEKELTPHTLRHSFATHLLENGADLRAVQEMLGHADISTTQIYTHVSKTRLKDVYKQFHPRA; encoded by the coding sequence TTGGAAGATCAATTAAAAGATTTTATTCATTATATGATTGTGGAAAAAGGGCTAGCAAAAAATACAGTTGTATCTTATGAAAGAGATTTGAAAAGTTATGTAAAGTATTTGCAAAATGTGGAGCAAACGAAAACGTTTCACGAAGTGACGCGTGTGCATATTGTTAATTTTCTGCAGTATTTAAAAGAGAATGGAAAATCTTCAAAAACATTAGCACGACATATTGCATCCGTTCGCTCGTTCCATCAATTTTTACTTCGTGAACGAGCAGTGGAGCATGATCCATCTGTACATATTGAAACGCCACAAGGGGAACGGAAATTACCAAAAGTATTATCAGTGGGGGAAGTAGAAGCGTTACTTCAAACACCGAAAGCGACGAGTGCATTCGGAATTCGAGATAAAGCAATGTTAGAGTTATTATATGCGACAGGATTGCGTGTTTCAGAATTAATTGCGCTAAATTTAGATGATGTACATTTAACGATGGGATTTGTTCGCTGCATTGGGAAAGGGAATAAAGAAAGAATTATTCCATTAGGCAGTTTAGCGACGGAAGCGATTCAAAGGTATATTGAAAAAGGTAGAAAAGAATTAATGGGAAAGAAGGCGGTGGATGCGCTCTTTTTAAACCATCACGGTAATCGGTTATCAAGACAAGGTTTTTGGAAAATCTTAAAACGTTTAGCAAAAGAAGCGAATATTGAAAAAGAGCTTACACCGCATACGTTACGCCATTCTTTCGCTACGCATTTATTAGAAAATGGAGCGGATTTACGTGCTGTACAAGAAATGTTGGGACATGCAGATATTTCAACGACACAAATTTATACACACGTTTCAAAAACTAGATTAAAAGATGTATATAAACAGTTCCACCCGAGGGCATAA
- a CDS encoding YqzK family protein, which yields MRRALKLTFDGMKVFLLFTSCTILFYFAILWINEEYESYHRYEKPKEETVEKVSGNEEPAKDAFVNRMMFFYENGE from the coding sequence ATGCGCCGAGCTTTAAAGTTAACTTTTGATGGAATGAAAGTATTTTTATTATTTACAAGTTGTACGATTTTGTTTTATTTCGCTATACTATGGATAAATGAAGAATATGAAAGTTACCATCGTTATGAAAAGCCAAAAGAAGAGACAGTAGAAAAAGTATCAGGGAATGAGGAACCGGCAAAGGATGCTTTCGTAAATAGAATGATGTTTTTCTATGAAAATGGGGAGTAG